In Carya illinoinensis cultivar Pawnee chromosome 7, C.illinoinensisPawnee_v1, whole genome shotgun sequence, the following are encoded in one genomic region:
- the LOC122316326 gene encoding uncharacterized protein LOC122316326 produces the protein MLATLPTLHRKDGVIATYHIEDEVDVEDFIKEMTHTVYFNEAECEVKCSCALFEMRGILCRHVLGIMRVNKVRSVPEKYILDRWQKDIKRTYTLIRSSYDLVDQRPEVSRYSRIIKKCYEVATNASSCDEHTEDMLDKLDAMNLGYRTKTPPSKVVTTDAETTTAVSSKKVLSPNVVKGKGRPPSLRKKSMIEKVKHTTKKASQKGKRKQPHGIQGVDVGTCRNLFGEADVGTTQNVPVQPSQYTTEVLDFSATEVGFAVNETQESMQIGLDGTQPEFMHETQPSQ, from the exons GATGTTGAGGATTTCATCAAGGAGATGACCCACACAGTGTACTTTAATGAGGCCgaatgtgaagtgaagtgttcatgtgccttgtttgagatgagagggatactATGTAGACATGTGTTAGGCATTATGAGAGTTAACAAAGTCCGTTCGGTTCCTGAAAAGTACATACTAGATCGATGGCAGAAAGACATCAAAAGGACATACACTCTTATACGAAGTAGTTATGACTTAGTTGATCAGAGGCCTGAAGTTAGCAGATATTCACGTATCATCAAGAAATGCTATGAAGTAGCCACAAATGCATCTTCATGTGATGAGCACACTGAGGATATGTTAGATAAGCTAGATGCGATGAACTTAGGCTACCGCACCAAGACGCCGCCCTCGAAGGTTGTAACTACTGATGCCGAAACAACGACAGCTGTGAGTTCTAAGAAAGTATTGAGTCCTAATGTAGTCAAAGGAAAAGGTAGACCGCCATCTCttagaaaaaaatcaatgattgAGAAAGTAAAACACACGACGAAGAAGGCTAGTCAAAAAGGAAAGCGTAAACAG CCGCATGGAATACAAGGCGTGGATGTTGGAACgtgcaggaatttatttggAGAAGCAGATGTTGGAACAACACAAAATGTTCCAGTTCAG CCGTCACAATACACTACCGAAGTGTTGGACTTTAGTGCAACCGAAGTAGGCTTTGCAGTGAATgagactcaagaaagt ATGCAAATTGGGTTGGATGGAACCCAGCCGGAATTCATGCATGAGACACAACCGTCACAATAA